The following coding sequences are from one Alternaria dauci strain A2016 chromosome 10, whole genome shotgun sequence window:
- a CDS encoding mitochondrial 54S ribosomal protein uL2m, producing the protein MLQPRICHFQPSRLGRALLSARTYAQVQAIDVKPPPSIQPTVAADAGVLKQEGSRKERFIPLRTYKPRTPGLRHLKRPVNDHLWKGRPHLKLTIARKGQHLGGRNNTGRVTVRHRGGGHKRRIRIVDYKRYLPGKHIVDRIEYDPNRSSHLALITRVATGEKSYIIAADGMRAGDEVESYRSGIPKELIASMGGGIDPGMLAAKTAARGNCLPIHMVPLGSQVYNVGTKTQGGGVFCRSAGTYAIIVNKEEVEKGNSTEIKHVIIRLMSGEIRKVSGDACCTIGVASNPQSHFTSLGKAGRSRWLGKRPEVRGLAMNAADHPHGGGRGKSKGNVHPVSPWGTPAKGGYKTRHKRNKHTFLVQDRPRNQGKRRSK; encoded by the exons ATGCTGCAGCCGCGGATATGTCATTTCCAGCCCTCGCGACTGGGCCGGGCGCTGCTGTCTGCCCGCACCTACGCACAAGTCCAGGCCATCGACGTTAAACCTCCCCCATCGATACAGCCCACCGTGGCTGCCGACGCCGGTGTCCTGAAACAGGAAGGAAGTCGAAAGGAGAGGTTTATTCCTCTGCGCACATACAAGCCCCGCACACCCGGTCTGCGCCATCTCAAACGACCAGTCAACGACCATTTGTGGAAGGGACGACCGCACCTCAAGCTCACCATCGCCCGCAAGGGACAGCACCTGGGAGGCAGGAACAACACAGGGCGGGTCACAGTCAGGCATAGAGGTGGCGGGCACAAGAGAAGGATACGCATCGTCGACTACAAACGCTATCTGCCCGGCAAGCACATTGTAGACAGAATAGAATACGACCCCAACCGGAGCTCTCACCTGGCCCTCATTACCCGCGTGGCCACCGGAGAGAAATCATACATCATCGCTGCAGATGGCATGCGGGCGGGCGACGAGGTCGAGAGCTACAGGAGCGGTATTCCCAAAGAGCTGATTGCCAGCATGGGCGGCGGCATCGATCCGGGTATGCTGGCCGCGAAGACGGCGGCGCGAGGAAACTGTCTTCCCATCCATATGGTACCCCTCGGTTCCCAGGTCTACAACGTAGGCACCAAGACACAAGGCGGAGGTGTTTTTTGCCGCAGTGCAGGCACATATGCTATTATCGTGAACAAAGAGGAGGTCGAAAAGGGCAACAGCACCGAGATCAAGCATGTTATCATCCGCTTGATGAGCGGCGAGATCCGCAAGGTTAGCGGGGATGCGTGCTGTACCATTGGCGTTGCTAGCAACCCTCAATCACACTTCACATCGCTCGGAAAGGCCGGTCGATCAAGGTGGTTAGGAAAGCGACCAGAGGTCCGTGGTCTTGCAATGAACGCAG CTGATCATCCCCACGGTGGTGGGCGTGGTAAATCCAAGGGTAACGTGCATCCCGTCAGTCCATGGGGCACTCCAGCAAAGGGAGGTTACAAGACCAGGCACAAGAGGAACAAGCACACCTTCCTCGTCCAGGATCGACCACGCAACCAAGGAAAGCGGAGGTCAAAGTAG